From one Salmo salar chromosome ssa09, Ssal_v3.1, whole genome shotgun sequence genomic stretch:
- the LOC106611782 gene encoding cystine/glutamate transporter, producing the protein MTRRSVNDEGTGVNNTTQNGGHPGDIPAPKEEPDAPNGKVELRKKVTLLRGISIIIGTIIGAGIFISPKGILKNSGSVGMSLVVWIACGVLSLFGALSYAELGTSIQKSGGHYTYILEAFGPQMAFIRLWADLIAIRPAGLAVISLAFGQYILEPIFMPCGVPEIAIKLATSIGITSVMYLNSMSTSWTNRIQIFLTFSKLLAIAIIIVPGLYMLFKGETKNFENAFEVSNIKLTGLPLAFYSGMYAYAGWFYLNFVTEEVENPEKTVPLAICISMAIVTFCYVLTNVAYYTVMSAEELLASQAVAVTFAGKMMGNFSVAVPVFVALSCFGSMNGCLFAFSRMFYVASREGHLPEVLSMIHVRRHTPLAAVLVLYPMTVFQLFVGDIYSLLNFMSFLRWLFIGVAVLGLIYMRYTRPDMPRPFKVPLFIPAIFSFTCFFMVFLSLYSDPVNTGIGFAISLTGIPAYYVFIVFDRRPKWLQDGLDSFNRSVQIILEVIPAEH; encoded by the exons ATGACCAGGAGGTCAGTCAATGATGAGGGGACTGGGGTGAACAACACCACCCAAAATGGGGGACACCCGGGGGATATCCCTGCCCCAAAAGAGGAGCCTGATGCTCCCAACGGAAAGGTAGAGTTGAGGAAGAAGGTGACCCTGCTTCGGGGAATCTCCATCATCATCGGGACCATCATCGGAGCGGGAATCTTCATCTCGCCCAAGGGAATCCTGAAGAACTCTGGGAGTGTTGGGATGTCTCTGGTGGTGTGGATTGCCTGCGGAGTGCTATCCCTGTTCG GGGCCCTGTCCTATGCAGAGCTGGGAACCAGCATCCAGAAGTCCGGAGGACATTATACCTATATCCTGGAGGCCTTTGGACCACAGATGGCCTTCATACGCCTCTGGGCTGACCTCATCGCCatcag ACCTGCAGGGTTGGCAGTGATATCCCTGGCCTTCGGACAATATATCCTGGAACCCATATTCATGCCGTGTGGAGTGCCAGAGATCGCTATCAAACTGGCCACGTCTATAGGAATAA CATCAGTGATGTATCTCAACAGTATGAGTACGAGCTGGACAAACAGGATTCAGATCTTCCTCACCTTTAGCAAGCTGCTGGCCATCGCCATCATCATCGTACCTGGCCTCTATATGCTCTTCAAAG GGGAGACTAAGAACTTTGAGAATGCATTTGAGGTCAGTAATATCAAGCTCACAGGCCTTCCTCTGGCCTTTTACTCTGGGATGTACGCCTATGCTGGATG GTTTTATCTGAACTTCGTGACTGAGGAAGTAGAGAATCCAGAAAA GACTGTCCCATTGGCCATCTGTATCTCCATGGCGATAGTGACTTTCTGCTACGTGTTGACTAACGTGGCGTACTACACTGTGATGTCAGCAGAGGAGCTGTTGGCATCACAAGCCGTTGCCGTG ACGTTTGCAGGGAAGATGATGGGGAACTTTTCGGTGGCGGTGCCGGTATTTGTAGCCTTGTCGTGCTTTGGTTCGATGAATGGCTGCTTGTTCGCTTTCTCAAG AATGTTCTACGTGGCATCACGCGAGGGCCATCTCCCTGAGGTTCTGTCCATGATCCACGTCCGCAGACACACTCCTTTGGCAGCCGTCCTCGTTCTG tacccTATGACGGTGTTCCAGCTGTTTGTGGGAGATATCTACAGTCTGTTGAACTTCATGAGCTTCCTCCGCTGGCTCTTCATTGGCGTGGCTGTGCTGGGCCTCATCTACATGAGATACACACGCCCTGACATGCCACGCCCTTTCAAA GTTCCTCTTTTCATTCCAGCCATTTTCTCATTCACCTGTTTCTTCatggtgttcctctctctctactccgaCCCCGTCAACACAGGGATAGGATTCGCCATCTCCCTGACAGGAATCCCAGCCTACTATGTTTTCATtgtgtttgaccgcagacccaagTGGCTACAGGACGGTTTAG ATTCCTTCAACAGATCTGTCCAGATCATCCTGGAGGTGATCCCAGCGGAACACTGA